The genomic stretch GCCTTGTCGAATTTCACAAGTCGACTCTGCTGTAACATTCAAGGGAATATGAAATCGTGAATGAACTGTCCTACCATTAGGCAATAACAAAGCAGCTATGCCTGAAGTTGCTACAGGCAAGACTATTTTTTATTGTGATCTGAGCTTTGCAGTTATTGTATTCCATAAAAATGTTTTACCAGTACCACCATGTccattgataaaaaataaattgccTTGTTCATTCTCTACTGAATGTACTATTGCTTTATAAGCTGATTTTTGGCAAGGATTTAGAGCAGCAAATGATTTCTCATGCAATATCTTTAATTGATCTCGGTCATAATCAATCTCTTCATTAACCAATCTATTACCCGAGTCTCTTATCAAAGATGGATTAGGCAGGGGCATTCCATCTATATCTTTCAAACTTTTTCCCATCTTCAGCATGATACTTTCAATCTCGAACAATGTGTATGCTTCAACTTGTTGTTCAGTTAACTTAAGACCATTCATTCTAAATCTCTTCCTTTGCAATGAAGTTATGTCTTCTGACAATGCAATATAATTAGATTTCCAAAGTTGTGATGCATCAGAAACCTGACAGTGAATGAGTATCGTGACGAAAAGATGTCTTAATTCTTTTCCAGTTGCCCATATTTTAGCTTCAGTCAAGCAATCTATCCACTCATTATCATCGTCTAACAATCCCAAACCATAGCATGCGCCTTTAAAATTAGGATATGTCACCCCATTTATTGTTCTAATACTTTCATAAGAAGTGCTCCCTTTGACAAAATTTAACAACATTCTCAAATAGAAGCGTTCTCCAGTTGAAGGATGTGCGAAGTAAATTCTTCCAATTTCCAATCCATTTTTTCTCCTAGTCCATGTTTTCTCCTTTGAATTCCAAACCCAACTTATAGGGAAATCCGAATAAGTTAGCTCTCGTGCATCATCATAATTCTTGTTTGCCTCCAACCATTGAGTGAACTTTGTTTTTTATATTCCAGGTATGCAAACAACATTTTAAACACATTTGTTTTCTTCGAATATTACTGTATGCTCTCCAGGTAAATGGAATGGTAATCTTTCAACTGCTGGCTGTCTGTAATATATGTCAAATTGGAATATTCTCCAGCAAGCTTCAGTTGCCGAGATATATCTGCAATCCAAATATGTTTTTATCTCATCTATTTCTTTGGCAGTGTCAATAGATTCCATTGTTGCATTAGTTTTATCAGACCCTTTATGAACACATTTGAAAAGGTATTTGACTGATCTAGAGTAATTGCAAACCTCGACATTAATATGTGCATCAAATTTGACAACCAAATTCCTGTGATAAGGGACTACATATCGATTATCTAAAAGGACACCTTTCTTTTCGACATGAATACCTGTATTTCTCCTTTTGTAGACTGGAAAGCCATCTGTGTCGATGGTCGTTTGATCATTGAATTTTTTTGGAAAATGTTTTGTGCACCTATCTTGCATCATACATGGAGAGTTTGAATTAAGTTTTCCACAAGGTCCATGAATCATAAATTTATTGACGGCATTATAACCATCAGGATCAACATTTAAGTCCGGGATTTCCGCGCTTATTATATTATCAATATGGTCTGCTGAAGGATTTTTCAATGTCGAATGCAAGAAAAGTAGTATGTGTGCATGAGGCAGTCCTCTTTTTTGGAACTCAATTGTGTATATACCTGCGACAACATAGATAAAAACTTAAAATTTAGAAATTTTGGTGGGAATTGTGAAATTATTGTTGGTAAAAACATTTTTTATAAACAATTGAGTTGAGTTCGTTGTGGATACAAATGTGAAATAAACTTACATGCGATTATCTTTCCAAACAGTTGTTCTTTTTTCAGATCATGCATTAGTTGGAATAGCTTTATCTCAAATACTCTGCATATGATATCGGCCTGATTGTTATCATCTTTTTGCCCTATTAAATGGATCATATAATTTATTTCTGGCCACTTTGGGTTGCAAGTGAAAGTAAGAAATAAATCAGGATATCCTGCCCATTTACAAATTGCCATAGCATCTTGATAATTTTGTACTCTATATCGTGGTCCCCCAGTGTGTGACGAAGGCAAAATAATTGATTTCCCCACTTTTGAGCAATCTGAATCACCACGATGAATAGTGTCCATTAAACCAGAAAAAAGGTCTGATCTGAGTTTTTTTTGGTTATTTCGTATCCAACGAAATATTTCTTCTTCAATTTCCATGTAAGAATCAACTATATATTGTTGCAGTAGTCTACCAGATCGAAGAAGAGTATGACCCTCATTTAATTTTTGCTGCAACCTAAAGCAATAATGTTGCCTCATTGTCAACTTTTGCCTTTTAAAAGAGCTTTCAGTTACGTCTCTCAAAGGTATGCCAAGTCTATATCCATCTTCACCATAAGGGTGTACTAATGGGTACGTCATAGACATGAAACTTGGATGCAGATCTGTGATTCTCTTAATTCCTTTAGTTCGGTGCTCCACAATAACGTCACGTTCGAAGTTCGCTTCACTAAAATCACCAACTATTAAGCCTGCTACTTCAGATGATGTTGGCATATTGAATTGACGACCATCTGTTGTCCTGCTACTTAGGAGGCGTAAACGAAACGTAGATTCTAGTTGTGCTTTGAATCTATCCCTTGCCATTCTAAAGGATTTGACCAAATTATTATGCTGATCCAACATTTGAGATAATTCATGAACGATTTCGTGTTCAATCTCTATCTTCCTCCCATGTCTTAGTAGTGTATCCATTCGGTTTCCTATCTCATTTTcagtatcatatatatatatatatatatagttgagtAAACTGTGGTTTTTTCCCAACTTCTGGAAACAAAGAACCAATGTGATGATAATTCTGACCACTCATCCGAAAAATATAAGGACCTGCTGATTCATTGATAGACATATCAACTCGGCCACCCATTGATGTGAATGCAAACATGGAGTTATAAGCTCTTATATTTTTTCGAAATTTAAACCATTTTTGTCCAGATTCTGGTCCTAAGAGAAATTTAAGTAAAGGGGGTGCTTCTTTCAATAATGGTATCTGCACACGTCCTTCCATACAACAAAATGTGAATTTGGGATGTGAGACCTTTTGTGTTTTCTTTGTCCGTTCCTCATACCATAAAATGGCACCACAATATTGACATGTGTATGAAGGGATTCCAAAATTTCAAGGTGTTGTATAATGAGCTGTCAATTGaacaaataataatatattaacaaATAAATGATGTAATTTCGTCCAAGTGAATATGGtaagaaaagtattataatacctATTTTATCCTCGAACTGGACAAGATTAAGTCCATGAACGGTAACTTGTTGTTTGAGCTTTTTAATTTCTTCGTTTGCATCCTCATCATTGGACCGAATTATAACTATATTACCAATAAAACATATGTTACATAAATATACTAATATTATCATTAATTCTACATGTAGTTTTATGTAAAGAGGTACCATTATTTGAGCTTGCACCATCTAGTGAGAAGTATGTGGACTCATGTATGTTTTCATTGAAAGAGAAGCACACTCTTTTTAGTAGTCCATATTGAACTGCATAATTTTATAATTCCAAAAACAAAGAATAGTTTAATAATTTCTAATCTTAGAAGTATTAACAATAATTAACAAAACTCAACTAAAGTAATATTAATGTACCAGTATGAAGTATgtgttttcctttatttttttttattgttttgatcATTATGTAACgatttattattttcatttgtaGTTGTACCATGTGATTGGAGGAGATTTCCACCTGAAACATATTACAAACATGtattaatatacatttaaaatttgtttatatttataataaagataatattttgttttaattataagtaggaataaaaaaattattatggagAATAACTTACAGTATGATTGAAGCAATCCAGTGTCACTTCTAATGTTGTCCAACTTCAtaaattttatgaaatttttgACAATTTGAAGGGTCAAGATGATTCTCTTATTTAAATCATGTTTGTATTTATCTTGGATAATTTGAATTTTTCTCTTCAACCTTGCATGTTTGCATATAGTTTTTTGAATGATAGGCAAGTCATCATTTATTGTATGATACTGGACATTTAAGGCATATCTCTtgagttttaatttttgaatCCTTTCGTGTCGAGCTAAAGATGAAAGTTGAGATTGCAATAAAGAAATTTGTTGTAGAACATTGCTTAAGTGACCACAATCTTTTATAATGGCATAAATCAATTCCATGTACTCTGTTCCCTcaccaaaaaaaataaataaatagaaaattggtgaaaaataaaaaaaaaataattaaaatatagtgtcattaagcatagaaactaTACAAGTGAGAATTAATAAATGGTACAAATTTTTTTAATGCATATTATGAAATTTGATGAAATATTTTCTCAATCTAGCTAATTATAAAGATTATATTTAAGCACACAATAATAGTAATTTGTACAATATCTTATTAGTACTTGAAGAATGCGAACTTTGTTGTTTTCTCTTCATATTACCGTGTTGATTGCTAAAATTGGAACTATTCTAAGTGGATTGTATCATAATTAAATAACATGAAAATAGTTTATTAGGAAAACTGGTTACGCAAATTAAAAGTGGAAATATGTAAAAGcaatagtagtaataataattgaaaaaaattattataattttgcaAAATTAAAAAGAAGAGAAGGAGTGAAGAAGAGAGTGTTTGAAGTAATAGCCAGTAAATAATACATTGAAAGAACTTtcagaagaagaaaagaagaatgaAAGAGGCTTTGAGATTTGAGGCTTGTTGCTTTGCTATAAATATATGTAAACTCTAGTAAATAATGCATAAAAAGGACTTGGGCATTATGTTTAAAATAAACTAGAGTAGATGAAAATATGACAGTTATAAAGAaggtttagaatatatatatatataaaatcatgaagagatatttatatataatattattaatttatataataattaaatggtAAAAAAATCAACATATGGTTACACCATAATAATATCATGTACTTTATATTTGAGATCACCGAAactaatttatataaaaaaaaaatcaatgtgtAACcacgttatttattttttaacatatatctAGTTAAGCAGAAAACTAAAGTGAAaatcaattatttaaaataataaagtaaaaataaattatttaaactaaaggaaaaatCTTAGCTAACTACGTTATATAATAATAACcaacatatattatatttaaaaacaatacAATTTTTACGTTATAGCaacattatataattattatataataataactaCTTTAATATAATTAGTTATGTTATAGCAAACTAGATATATGTTacaaaataactcattatttaaaaacatatattttatatttaaaaaattgtgCTAGGGGGCACAGTTACACTTTTCtagtaattaataataataattaaattagtatAGCTACTACTATTTTTTGTTAATAATAGAAActcaaaaatattaagtttattatcttatttaaatttttgtaagtttattaggtgttaaaatcaaagataatgtatatgaatttaaaaattaaataaaaaagataatggattttgtaaatgaattaaaaaattagattaatggagaaaataaaATAAGTGTTTTGAAGAGATTGTAGAGAGATAATGTATAtgaatttgaaaattaaaaaaatagataatggattttgtaaatgaattaaaaaattagatcaaTGGAGAAAATAGAATTAGTGCTTTGAAGAGATTGTAGAGCAGCTATATTTTTCTAGTAATTAatatgtataataataataattaaattactgTATTTATAGTATAGCTGCTACTATTCCGATATGAAATGGTAATATTAATattaggctatttaggatttttacccccgaACTATTACATGTGCATTATCGTACACCCCGATTTTTTTAGGCCGTTAAAAAATTCCCCCGatctattcacagtcatgtaaattaggacttccgtccaattccgTTCATTTTTTGTAACAGGAGGATGATGTTCAAGATTAAAAACATTGTTTGGGGCATGTGTAATGTTAACTAATCATGTAAACTTTGTTATAAgagtgaaaataaataaataaatatatatatatataaatttatatgtagagagggattgttaattaattatttaattctttttgtaCACTTTAGAGTCCCACGTGTCATCCCAAATTATGTAAAAAACAGGCCACATCATCCCCCCGTTGCAAAAAATGAAcggaattggacggaagtcctaatttacatgactgtgaatagatcggggggattttttaactgcctgaaaaattcggggggcacgatatgcatatgtaatagttcggggggtaaaaaacctaaataACCTTAATATTATTAAGAAAAGTAAtattattgaatatatatatatatacatatataaggtTGGTAGTCTTATAATCGTTTTGTTTGATAAATGCTATACAAGTGAGAATTAATAAATGCTACAAATTTTTTTAATGCATATTACGAAATTTGATGAAATATTTTCTCAATCTAGCTAATTATAAAGATTATATTTAAGCAGACAATAATAGTAATTTGTACAATATCTTATTAGTACTTGAAGAATGTGAAATTTGTTGTTTTCTCTTCATACTACTGTGTTGATTGCTAAAATTGGAACTATCCTAAGTAGATTGTATCATAATTAAATAAGATGAAAATAGTTCGTTAGGAAAACTAGTTACGCAAATTAAAAGTGACAATATGTAAAAgcaatagtagtaataatagttgaaacaaaaattattataattttgcaAAATTAAAAAGAAGAGAAGGAGTGAAGAAGAGAGTGTTTGAAGTAATAGCCAGTAAATAATACCTTGAAATAACttttagaagaagaaaagaagaatgaAAGAGGCTTTGAGATTTGAGGCTTGCTGCTTTGCTATAAATATATGTAAACTCTAATAAATAATGCATAAAAAGGACTTTGGCATTATGTTTAAaagaaattatagtaaatgaaaatatgaAAATTACAGTATATAAAGAATCCTCACTCGATAGGTGCCTGAACTTAGACACTAAAATTTGTTGCATGCATTAGATTAGCCTGTGACAAAAAcacataatatattaattaaatataaaataattaataatataaagaaATCTGATAAAAGAAACTTTTTTACAACCTTCTCATCTATAAAAATCATATCTATACTAATTAATTCTCCATTCTTCTTAGTATTAAGAGACTCCTACACTCTACACACTCTGATTGTTATCATCCAATCATCTCTATCATTGTTTAAGTGGGAAAGAAAAGAGTACTGTATTATGAATATGAAAATTATAATTGAATGagtttagagagaagaagagaaaacaaaTTATaatagaagaaaatatgagaattatagaaaatgtttagaatatatataaaatcatgaagagatatttatatataatattattaatttatataataattaaatggtaaaaaaatgaataaaatgaaCATATGGTTATACCATAATAATATCAGGCACTTCATATTTGAGATATTTATGATAAATAATACTTAGTTcttctttatattttttattattatatatttatgaaaaatatatgtaCTAAAACTATATACTTTAATTGTCACCGAAACTATatttaaaatcatatttatattttttggattAATTTAATAGAAAAATTGAAAGTTAGTTTGACATTAATTGTAATGCAGatgaaaaaatatcttatttaaatatattaattaaacttaaagatGTTGAGGTGGCATCttaacatatattaataaaaaaattaatgtgtAACCATGTAACCTCTTTTTACCAATTAAGATGCAAACAAAATAAATAAGTTTGTATATTATTAAATCAGGTTGTAAAGTATTATTTCAGTACTTTAATACTTTACATGAATcagtttatgtatttattttttaacatatattaataaaaaaaattaatgtgtaACCGTATATCCTCTCTctactaattaatatatataaaatgcAAAAAAAAAGTTTGTATATTATTAAATTAGTCGTCTATAAAGTATTATTTCAGCACTTTAATACTTTACATAAATCAGattgtatatttattttatcattataataaaatatttgtttctaATTTTGTaacttatattaataaaaaaaatcaatatgtaACCGATAATCTAATTTattgatttttctaattttttaacatatattaataaaaaaaattaatgtgtaATCGTGTAACCATTCTttgttaattataaaaattaaaaatatatgaatatcttatttaaatttttgtaagTTTATTAGGTGTTAAAATCAAAGATAACttatttttctaataattaaattactgtatttatagtatatctactactattttttattaataataaaaaatcaaaaaatatcttatttaaatatttgtaagtttattaggtgttaaaatcaaagataatgtatatgaatttaaaaattaaaaaataataatgaattttgtaaatgaattacaaaattagattaatggagaaaatagaATTAGTGTTTTGAAAAATTGTAGAGAGATAatgtatatgaatttaaaaattaaaaaaaatgataatggattttgtaaatgaattaaaaaattagattaatggagaaaatagaATTAATGTTTTGAAGAGATTGTAGAGTGGTTATATTTTTCTGGTAATTAATatgtataaaaataataattaaattatgtaTTTATAGTATAGCTGCTACTATTCTGATATGAAatgataatattaatattattaaggtAAGTAATAttattgaatatatatacatatataaggtTGGTAGTGTTATAATCATTTTGTTtggaaataatttttatattgcttaataattgtacgccctaaatatccacgggctattagcaagctgagaaaggacataattatatcagccacgtggatgccacgtgcccggagctgctgttaccaggtcctacctctttagctcgaggtaaccaaaggcttaatgagattactgaGTCGGGTCAGAGTACATCAAACtcgaggtgcgagcttgagttggcacctctgagccattgtaaagtcaaccacgaaatgtaaacgtgtatatatcagacatcacatgtctgatccatccctgaattctcggacacgcagcataaacgtgtgtgtttaggcgcccacgactgggttggcccatgcggcccattatcctccttacctattgattagaccacacttcattgccaggttttaggaattaatcatgaatgtcacagaagtgacatgatgggtaagaaggtcacgggatgacccctcctttgccaacccccaggtgccctctccctataaatatggagaccgtgggagttgcaaagggttggattctattttgtaaagaaataccctgtaaagaatatcagagagatagcaataatattggctggtggactagaatgattttaacttttgaaccacctaaaaaagtattcgtgttatcatcTTACTTTGAGATCACTCATCTATTAcagttcatcatttagcactaatcccactctttattctattaattatccgttgccgaagaactgcgtcaacaataataataataataataataataataattgtcatTAATAATTGATACTTTATTAGTTAAATATTGGACTATAATATTATAACATTGgaatcccaaaatttaaaattgcactctaatattttaa from Humulus lupulus chromosome 5, drHumLupu1.1, whole genome shotgun sequence encodes the following:
- the LOC133779064 gene encoding uncharacterized protein LOC133779064; its protein translation is MDTLLRHGRKIEIEHEIVHELSQMLDQHNNLVKSFRMARDRFKAQLESTFRLRLLSSRTTDGRQFNMPTSSEVAGLIVGDFSEANFERDVIVEHRTKGIKRITDLHPSFMSMTYPLVHPYGEDGYRLGIPLRDVTESSFKRQKLTMRQHYCFRLQQKLNEGHTLLRSGRLLQQYIVDSYMEIEEEIFRWIRNNQKKLRSDLFSGLMDTIHRGDSDCSKVGKSIILPSSHTGGPRYRVQNYQDAMAICKWAGYPDLFLTFTCNPKWPEINYMIHLIGQKDDNNQADIICRVFEIKLFQLMHDLKKEQLFGKIIACIYTIEFQKRGLPHAHILLFLHSTLKNPSADHIDNIISAEIPDLNVDPDGYNAVNKFMIHGPCGKLNSNSPCMMQDRCTKHFPKKFNDQTTIDTDGFPVYKRRNTGIHVEKKGVLLDNRYVVPYHRNLVVKFDAHINVEVCNYSRSVKYLFKCVHKGSDKTNATMESIDTAKEIDEIKTYLDCRYISATEACWRIFQFDIYYRQPAVERLPFHLPGEHTEKTWTRRKNGLEIGRIYFAHPSTGERFYLRMLLNFVKGSTSYESIRTINGVTYPNFKGACYGLGLLDDDNEWIDCLTEAKIWATGKELRHLFVTILIHCQVSDASQLWKSNYIALSEDITSLQRKRFRMNGLKLTEQQVEAYTLFEIESIMLKMGKSLKDIDGMPLPNPSLIRDSGNRLVNEEIDYDRDQLKILHEKSFAALNPCQKSAYKAIVHSVENEQGNLFFINGHGGTAESTCEIRQGTLLAELLVKTSLIIWDEAPMANKFCFEALDKTLRDILRTRFENSSNKLFGGLTIVCGGDFRQILPVVPKGTRFDIVDASLNSSYLWPFFKIYELNQNMRLYNGRLTGFEAAKIASFDKWMLQIGDGSLYDDIDRQLIKLPSDIAINPSQDPMKSIIKVIYPSLLQKYNDPAYLTERAILTPKNEMVYELNEMIMNIIPGEGRTYFSSDSICKESVKTNDEDLLYPAEFLHGLKFNGIPNHEMRLKEGAPVMLLRNLNQTEGLCNGTRLIIRHLGKWSIRGNIISGTNIGENVTIPRIIMSPNESR